In Gallus gallus isolate bGalGal1 chromosome Z, bGalGal1.mat.broiler.GRCg7b, whole genome shotgun sequence, one DNA window encodes the following:
- the RLN3 gene encoding relaxin 3 precursor, which produces MGAKLRLLCAAAALLSVAVPGQPGAQGALVPAGDGDGYGVKLCGREFIRAVIFTCGGSRWKRLSLMAMEPAPAADSSQAASNNLLGRFKMQSAVGPEMQRSNSFLGLETLKDLYSLNDYNEYESMADDFKELLRQLEEAAQGDGGGAGVAPLGPSSYPWARYPRRKRESLGLAGMCCKWGCTKAEISTICRV; this is translated from the exons ATGGGGGCGAAGCTGCGACTGCTGTGCGCTGCCGCGGCGCTGCTGAGCGTGGCCGTGCCGGGACAGCCCGGAGCGCAGGGCGCGCTGGTCCCTGCGGGCGACGGGGACGGATACGGGGTGAAGCTGTGCGGCCGGGAGTTCATCCGTGCCGTCATCTTCACCTGCGGCGGGTCCCGCTGGAAGCGGCTCTCCCTCATGGCGATGGAGCCGGCGCCCGCGGCCG ATTCTTCTCAAGCAGCAAGTAACAATCTGCTGGGACGCTTCAAGATGCAGTCAGCTGTGGGTCCTGAGATGCAGAGAAGCAACTCGTTTCTTGGATTGGAGACACTGAAGGACTTGTATAGCTTAAATGACTATAACGAATACGAGTCTATGGCAGATGACTTCAAAGAACTTCTTCGCCAGCTAGAAGAGGCTGCTCagggggatgggggtggagCAGGAGTAGCCCCCTTAGGACCCAGCAGTTACCCTTGGGCCAGGTATCCCAGAAGAAAACGGGAGTCTCTGGGTTTGGCAGGAATGTGTTGCAAGTGGGGCTGTACAAAAGCTGAAATCAGTACCATATGCAGAGTTTAA